In Leucobacter sp. CX169, a single genomic region encodes these proteins:
- the thrB gene encoding homoserine kinase produces MSVASARRVRVRVPATSANLGPGFDTLGIALAYGDEIVVSERAEPGVLVRVTGVGEGEVATDETNLVARSIAHVFASVGVPMPGLTIDATNRIPHGRGMGSSGSAIVAGVMAAAGLLADRREFSDDELLGLATELEGHPDNVAPALFGSLTIAWTSANGPRSKRLTVHRGVSPLVLVPPFTMSTELARSLQPAQVPHEDAVFNVSRSALLVAALTQSPELLFEATEDRLHQNYRGEAMPRTRDLVSALREAGHAAVVSGAGPSILVLCDSPAERMAAAETAARHDPEWKALMLAVDLMGATVVTIPESAGVA; encoded by the coding sequence GTGAGCGTAGCTTCGGCCCGCCGGGTGCGCGTGCGCGTCCCGGCGACCAGCGCCAATCTCGGCCCCGGATTTGACACGCTCGGGATCGCGCTCGCCTATGGCGACGAGATCGTGGTGTCCGAACGGGCCGAGCCCGGCGTGCTCGTCCGTGTGACGGGCGTGGGCGAGGGCGAAGTCGCGACCGACGAGACGAACCTCGTCGCGCGCTCAATTGCGCACGTCTTCGCGAGCGTCGGTGTGCCGATGCCGGGGCTCACGATCGATGCGACGAACCGGATCCCGCACGGTCGCGGTATGGGTTCGTCGGGTTCGGCGATCGTGGCCGGCGTCATGGCGGCCGCAGGTCTACTCGCCGATCGTCGCGAGTTCAGCGACGACGAGCTGTTGGGCCTCGCCACCGAGCTTGAGGGGCACCCCGACAACGTGGCGCCCGCGTTGTTCGGCAGCCTCACGATTGCATGGACCTCGGCGAACGGGCCGCGCTCGAAGCGCCTCACGGTGCACCGTGGCGTCTCGCCGCTCGTGCTCGTGCCTCCGTTCACGATGTCGACCGAACTGGCCCGCAGCTTGCAGCCCGCTCAGGTGCCACACGAGGACGCGGTGTTCAACGTGTCCCGCTCGGCGCTGCTCGTCGCCGCGCTGACGCAGAGCCCCGAGCTCTTGTTTGAAGCGACCGAGGATCGGCTGCACCAGAACTACCGCGGTGAGGCAATGCCGCGCACGCGGGATCTCGTCTCGGCCCTCCGGGAGGCCGGCCACGCGGCCGTCGTCTCGGGTGCGGGCCCGTCGATCCTGGTGCTCTGCGACAGCCCGGCCGAGCGCATGGCTGCCGCGGAAACCGCTGCGCGACACGACCCGGAGTGGAAGGCCCTCATGCTGGCGGTTGACCTGATGGGTGCTACAGTGGTGACGATTCCCGAATCTGCAGGCGTGGCCTAG
- the rho gene encoding transcription termination factor Rho: MEQISDETTNATAEVAPVVEAPKKRASRRVSTKTIAAEAAVVPAAEATTAATTAAAAPAAEAPAADAAAAEAPVAEAPKKRATRSRKKVEPAVEAAPAVEAGPAVEAGPAAEAEAEAAAEPAPATKAVRAPRRTKKAAAAPAEAAAEVVAEAPAVEEAAAFAVEVVAEEAAPAVAVKRTRRRAGSKAADAAAEAAPAAEAAPAAEAASAAATESSVESAPASTTDAPESDATSADAAAASDADAGAERSGNSRRRGRRGQGSERQSGEQAAADKNQNERGRNDREKSDRTDRAERSEKNQGERAERPERGEKTPEKSNERSDRGNRENGRDNNRADLDDNSARSSRTRQRDRKRRGGGDDFEPEITEDDVLLPIAGILDVLENYAFVRTSGYLPGTNDVYVSLGQVKKYSLRKGDAVVGAIRQPRDGEGTGRQKYNAIVRIDSVNGRTLEENADRVEFSDLTPLYPQERLRLETGQEKLTQRVIDLVAPIGKGQRGLIVAPPKAGKTIVLQQIADAIAQNNPEVHLMVVLVDERPEEVTDMQRTVKGEVIASTFDRPAEDHTTVAELAIERAKRLVELGHDVVVLLDSITRLGRAYNISSPTSGRVLTGGVDAAALYPPKRFFGAARNIENGGSLTILATALVETGSKADEVIFEEFKGTGNMELRLSRQLADKRIFPAVDLNASSTRREEMLMGPDEVKVTWKLRRALGGLDREQALESVLGKLRETSTNVEFLMHMQKSSGLS, encoded by the coding sequence GTGGAGCAGATCTCCGACGAGACCACCAATGCAACCGCAGAGGTTGCACCCGTAGTCGAGGCGCCCAAGAAGCGCGCTTCGCGCCGCGTGAGCACGAAGACGATCGCGGCCGAGGCCGCGGTTGTCCCGGCCGCTGAGGCTACGACCGCCGCGACCACTGCTGCCGCAGCGCCGGCCGCCGAGGCGCCGGCTGCAGACGCAGCTGCTGCTGAGGCACCCGTGGCCGAGGCGCCCAAGAAGCGCGCCACCCGCAGCCGCAAGAAGGTCGAGCCGGCCGTCGAGGCTGCGCCGGCCGTCGAGGCTGGGCCGGCCGTCGAGGCTGGGCCGGCCGCAGAGGCAGAGGCAGAGGCCGCTGCGGAGCCCGCGCCCGCGACGAAGGCAGTTCGTGCGCCTCGCCGCACGAAAAAGGCCGCAGCAGCCCCCGCCGAGGCGGCCGCAGAGGTCGTTGCCGAGGCCCCCGCGGTCGAGGAAGCGGCGGCTTTTGCTGTCGAGGTCGTCGCCGAGGAGGCTGCTCCCGCGGTCGCTGTGAAGCGCACTCGCCGCCGCGCGGGCTCGAAGGCCGCGGACGCCGCGGCAGAGGCCGCACCCGCAGCGGAGGCCGCACCCGCAGCGGAGGCAGCGTCCGCTGCCGCCACCGAGTCTTCGGTCGAGAGCGCCCCGGCGTCGACGACTGACGCACCCGAGTCCGATGCGACGTCCGCCGATGCCGCGGCCGCCAGCGATGCCGACGCAGGCGCGGAGCGCTCCGGCAACAGCCGTCGCCGCGGTCGCCGCGGTCAGGGCAGCGAGCGTCAGAGCGGCGAGCAGGCCGCCGCGGACAAGAACCAGAACGAGCGCGGCCGGAACGACCGCGAGAAGTCGGATCGTACCGATCGGGCTGAACGCTCGGAGAAGAACCAGGGAGAGCGCGCAGAGCGCCCCGAGCGCGGCGAGAAGACTCCGGAGAAGTCGAACGAGCGTAGCGATCGCGGCAACCGTGAGAACGGCCGCGACAACAACCGCGCTGATTTGGACGACAACTCCGCACGCTCGAGCCGCACCCGCCAGCGCGACCGCAAGCGTCGTGGCGGCGGAGACGACTTCGAGCCCGAGATCACCGAGGACGATGTCCTGCTGCCGATCGCCGGCATCCTCGACGTCCTTGAGAACTACGCCTTCGTGCGCACGAGTGGCTACCTGCCCGGCACGAACGACGTCTACGTCTCGCTCGGCCAGGTCAAGAAGTACAGCCTGCGCAAGGGCGACGCGGTCGTCGGCGCGATCCGGCAGCCGCGCGACGGTGAGGGCACTGGCCGTCAGAAGTACAACGCGATCGTTCGCATTGACTCGGTCAACGGGCGCACGCTGGAGGAGAACGCTGACCGCGTCGAGTTCAGCGACCTCACCCCCCTCTACCCGCAGGAGCGCCTGCGGCTCGAGACCGGTCAGGAAAAGCTCACGCAGCGCGTGATCGACCTCGTCGCACCCATCGGCAAGGGCCAGCGCGGCCTCATCGTCGCGCCCCCGAAGGCGGGCAAGACGATCGTCCTGCAGCAGATCGCCGACGCGATCGCTCAGAACAACCCCGAGGTACACCTCATGGTCGTGCTCGTGGACGAGCGCCCCGAAGAGGTCACCGACATGCAGCGCACGGTGAAGGGCGAGGTCATCGCCTCTACCTTCGACCGCCCCGCGGAGGATCACACCACGGTGGCCGAGCTGGCCATCGAGCGCGCGAAGCGCCTCGTCGAGCTGGGCCACGACGTCGTCGTGCTGCTCGACTCGATCACCCGCCTGGGCCGCGCCTACAACATCTCCTCGCCGACCTCGGGCCGCGTGCTCACGGGCGGCGTGGATGCTGCGGCGCTGTACCCGCCCAAGCGTTTCTTCGGCGCGGCGCGCAACATCGAGAATGGCGGCTCGCTCACCATCCTCGCGACCGCGCTCGTCGAGACCGGTTCCAAGGCCGACGAGGTCATCTTCGAGGAGTTCAAGGGCACGGGCAACATGGAGCTGCGGTTGTCGCGCCAGCTCGCCGACAAGCGGATCTTCCCCGCGGTCGATCTCAACGCGTCGTCGACTCGTCGCGAGGAGATGCTGATGGGCCCCGACGAGGTCAAGGTCACGTGGAAGCTGCGCCGTGCGCTCGGTGGACTCGATCGCGAGCAGGCGCTGGAGTCGGTGCTCGGCAAGCTGCGCGAGACCTCCACGAACGTCGAGTTCCTCATGCACATGCAGAAGTCGTCCGGCCTCAGCTGA
- a CDS encoding homoserine dehydrogenase — protein MNGYRDLRVALLGSGSVGSQVARLIIEHGDELAARIGARLTLAGIAVRNLDAPRDVDLPQELFTTDAEQLVLSADIVVELIGGIEPARTLILQALEAGADVVTANKALIAAHGTELAEAAERVGAQLTYEAAVAGAIPIIRPLRESLAGDHVTRVLGIVNGSTNYILDRMDRFGDSAEDAMRVAAELGFLEADPTLDVEGYDAAQKAAILASIAFHTEVPVSAVHREGITKVTATEVEAARKSGHVIKLLAVAERLKNEAGVEGISARVYPVLIERQHPLAAVYEGKNAVFVEAEAAGELMFYGAGAGGVETASAVLGDLVSTARRHVAGGPGIPGSMHADLPLLPIGDVLSRYQIMLEVSDEPGVLATVAGILAENGASAASVEQSVPRDAHGTATLVIGTHTARESALAATVSALEASAVVSQVTSVLRVEGNS, from the coding sequence ATGAACGGATACCGAGACCTACGGGTCGCCCTGCTCGGCAGCGGGTCAGTCGGATCACAGGTGGCGCGCCTGATTATTGAGCACGGCGACGAGCTCGCGGCCCGCATTGGCGCGCGGCTGACCCTCGCGGGCATTGCGGTGCGCAACCTCGATGCTCCCCGCGACGTCGACCTGCCGCAGGAGCTGTTCACGACCGACGCTGAGCAGCTGGTGCTCAGCGCGGACATCGTGGTCGAGCTGATCGGCGGCATTGAGCCGGCGCGCACCCTGATTCTGCAGGCGCTCGAGGCTGGCGCCGACGTCGTGACCGCGAACAAGGCCCTGATCGCCGCGCACGGCACCGAGTTGGCCGAGGCCGCAGAGCGTGTCGGTGCCCAGCTGACCTACGAGGCCGCGGTGGCCGGGGCGATCCCGATCATTCGCCCGCTGCGCGAGAGCCTCGCCGGCGATCACGTCACGCGTGTGCTCGGCATCGTCAACGGTTCGACGAACTACATCCTCGACCGCATGGACCGGTTCGGCGACTCGGCCGAGGACGCCATGCGTGTCGCGGCAGAGCTCGGCTTCCTCGAGGCCGACCCGACGCTTGACGTCGAGGGTTATGACGCGGCGCAGAAAGCCGCCATTCTCGCCTCGATCGCGTTCCACACCGAGGTCCCGGTCTCGGCCGTGCACCGCGAGGGCATCACGAAGGTGACCGCGACCGAGGTCGAAGCCGCGCGCAAGTCCGGCCACGTCATCAAGCTGCTGGCCGTCGCCGAACGGCTGAAGAACGAGGCCGGCGTCGAGGGCATCTCGGCCCGCGTCTACCCCGTGCTCATCGAGCGCCAGCACCCGCTGGCCGCGGTCTACGAGGGCAAGAACGCGGTATTCGTCGAGGCCGAGGCCGCCGGCGAGCTCATGTTCTACGGCGCAGGCGCCGGGGGAGTGGAGACCGCCTCTGCAGTGCTCGGCGACCTCGTCTCGACTGCCCGGCGTCACGTCGCGGGCGGCCCGGGTATTCCGGGATCGATGCACGCGGACCTCCCGCTCCTCCCGATCGGGGACGTCCTCTCGCGCTACCAGATCATGCTCGAGGTCTCGGACGAACCCGGCGTACTCGCGACGGTCGCCGGGATCCTGGCAGAAAACGGTGCGAGCGCTGCGAGCGTCGAGCAGTCCGTGCCGCGTGACGCGCACGGAACGGCTACGCTAGTTATCGGAACCCACACCGCGCGTGAGTCGGCCCTTGCGGCCACTGTCTCCGCGCTGGAGGCGAGCGCCGTGGTCTCGCAAGTGACCAGCGTTCTGCGAGTCGAAGGAAACTCATGA
- the argS gene encoding arginine--tRNA ligase: MTPQELSAALARIMTEIVADAGADLEVTEQDAVLDRPRQREHGDWASNIAMKFAKRIGQNPRELATVIAARLSEIEGVAAAEVAGPGFINLRIDAASAGETARRIIEQGEKYGHGDVLAGQRINMEFVSANPTGPLHLGHTRWAALGDATSRVLRAAGAEVTNEYYINDAGAQMNKFGRSVLAAALERPAPEDAYPGEYIQALGKRVREQIPGLAELPEADALEQAQELAYQLQLVEIKDSLERFNVHFDVFFSERSLHTPGEHGEKSPIEAAIDRLRAQGHVFEEDDAIWVRTTDFGDDKDRVFTRGNGIYTYFAADAAYYLSKMDRGFTEKIYLLGADHHGYIGRLKAIAGAAGDDPETSISVLIGQLVNLNGARLSKRAGNIIELDDLLEWLGADALRYWLSRYPADSPLALEGEKLRSRTNDNPVFYVQYAHARTCAVQRNAAASGVDRSVFAPELLTHETETELLGALQEFPRVVAFSAELREPHRVARYLEELSGSYHRWYDSCRVIPQGEAPVEDVHRTRLWLNDAVGQVIRNGLDLLGVSAPERM; encoded by the coding sequence GTGACCCCACAAGAACTTTCCGCTGCCCTCGCCCGCATCATGACGGAGATCGTCGCCGACGCCGGCGCCGACCTCGAGGTCACCGAGCAGGATGCGGTACTCGACCGTCCGCGGCAGCGCGAACACGGCGACTGGGCGTCGAACATCGCGATGAAGTTTGCCAAGCGAATCGGCCAAAACCCGCGCGAACTTGCCACCGTGATTGCCGCGCGCCTGAGCGAGATCGAGGGGGTTGCCGCCGCAGAGGTTGCCGGCCCCGGCTTCATCAACCTGCGCATCGACGCGGCCAGCGCCGGCGAGACCGCTCGCCGCATCATCGAGCAGGGCGAGAAGTACGGCCACGGCGATGTGCTCGCTGGCCAGCGCATCAACATGGAGTTCGTCTCAGCGAACCCGACCGGGCCGCTGCACCTCGGCCACACCCGCTGGGCGGCGCTCGGAGACGCGACCTCGCGGGTCTTGCGCGCGGCCGGCGCAGAGGTGACCAACGAGTACTACATCAACGATGCCGGCGCGCAGATGAACAAGTTCGGGCGCTCGGTGCTCGCCGCGGCCCTTGAGCGCCCCGCGCCGGAGGACGCGTACCCGGGGGAGTACATTCAGGCCCTGGGCAAGCGCGTACGCGAGCAGATCCCGGGGCTCGCCGAGCTTCCCGAAGCGGACGCGCTCGAGCAGGCGCAGGAGCTGGCTTACCAGCTGCAGCTCGTCGAGATCAAAGACTCGCTCGAGCGCTTTAACGTGCACTTCGACGTCTTCTTCTCGGAGCGCAGTCTGCACACCCCCGGTGAGCACGGCGAGAAGAGCCCCATCGAGGCCGCGATCGATCGTCTGCGCGCGCAGGGCCACGTCTTCGAAGAGGACGATGCCATTTGGGTGCGCACGACCGACTTTGGTGACGACAAGGACCGCGTCTTCACCCGCGGCAACGGCATCTACACCTACTTCGCCGCCGATGCCGCCTACTATCTCTCGAAGATGGATCGCGGCTTCACCGAGAAGATCTACTTGCTCGGCGCCGATCACCACGGCTACATCGGCCGTCTGAAGGCGATCGCCGGGGCGGCGGGCGACGACCCCGAGACCAGCATTAGTGTGCTGATCGGCCAGCTCGTCAATCTGAATGGCGCGCGCCTCTCGAAGCGTGCCGGCAACATCATCGAGCTGGACGACCTGCTCGAGTGGCTCGGCGCCGACGCACTGCGGTACTGGCTCTCGCGCTACCCGGCTGACTCGCCGCTCGCGCTCGAGGGCGAGAAGCTCCGCAGCCGCACGAACGACAACCCCGTCTTCTACGTGCAGTACGCGCACGCCCGCACCTGCGCTGTGCAGCGCAACGCGGCGGCGAGCGGTGTCGATCGTTCAGTGTTCGCGCCCGAGCTTTTGACCCACGAGACCGAGACCGAGCTGCTGGGGGCACTGCAGGAGTTCCCGCGGGTCGTGGCGTTCTCCGCCGAGCTGCGCGAGCCGCACCGTGTCGCCCGATACCTCGAGGAGCTCTCCGGCTCATACCACCGCTGGTACGACAGCTGCCGCGTCATCCCGCAGGGCGAGGCCCCGGTGGAGGATGTGCACCGCACGCGGCTGTGGCTCAACGACGCGGTCGGCCAGGTCATTCGCAACGGACTTGACCTGCTCGGCGTCTCGGCCCCGGAACGGATGTAG
- a CDS encoding LmeA family phospholipid-binding protein, with product MSERRPRWWLRILSGVAVLALLGGAAELALRMIIPGIVSAQVRQALDLSADHPVETELGGSVALRALTGRVGDVSVRVPDAPVVSGIVADLSAHADSVPFNVASGEISGGTARITLAPEQLDSAIALLTRGVAQTGEVDQGELIVGRSVDLFGQSIPLQVRLALSVVDGDVVLSPTSVDLVGLSLTAEQLSAATGTLLDPILRPAPLCVRSEIPAGISLTDIGLSTTGSASVDVALSPRILNDAALRQPGVCP from the coding sequence ATGAGTGAGCGCCGGCCCCGCTGGTGGCTGCGGATCCTGTCGGGAGTCGCGGTATTGGCGTTGCTCGGCGGCGCGGCGGAGCTCGCGCTGCGCATGATTATTCCGGGGATCGTCTCGGCTCAGGTGCGGCAAGCGCTCGATCTCAGCGCCGATCACCCGGTCGAGACCGAGCTCGGGGGGTCCGTCGCGCTTCGTGCCCTCACCGGCCGCGTGGGCGACGTGTCTGTTCGGGTGCCGGACGCCCCGGTCGTGTCCGGGATCGTCGCCGACCTCTCGGCACATGCCGACTCGGTGCCGTTCAACGTGGCCAGCGGCGAGATCTCGGGCGGCACCGCCCGCATCACCCTCGCCCCCGAGCAGTTGGACTCCGCCATCGCACTGCTGACGCGTGGCGTCGCGCAGACGGGCGAGGTCGATCAGGGCGAGCTCATCGTGGGGCGCTCGGTTGACCTGTTCGGCCAGTCCATTCCGTTGCAGGTCAGGCTCGCGCTGAGCGTTGTCGACGGCGACGTCGTCCTGAGCCCCACCAGCGTTGATCTCGTCGGACTCTCACTGACCGCCGAGCAGCTCTCCGCCGCGACCGGTACGCTGCTCGATCCGATCCTGCGGCCCGCTCCGCTCTGCGTACGTTCCGAGATTCCCGCGGGAATTTCGCTGACGGACATTGGGCTCTCCACTACCGGGTCGGCAAGCGTGGACGTTGCGCTCTCGCCTCGAATCTTGAACGATGCCGCCCTGCGCCAGCCGGGTGTCTGCCCCTAA
- the lysA gene encoding diaminopimelate decarboxylase: MPAQHVDPSHATDLTDIDPRVFPQTSRRGSSCGELKVGELKASELVARYGSPLYVIDEQDARSHARQTREAFEREFARIGTTATVYYAGKAFLCVEVARWMVDEGLAIDVASGGELAVALAAGVDPARIGFHGNNKSVAEITRAVQGGVGTLILDSEIEIERVAAAAAAAGRRQRVRLRVNSGVHAGAHSFLATAHEDQKFGLPLSRAVPLADRIRSHASLEFVGLHCHIGSQIFATEAFRESARRLLGVYAELAAVAPVPELNLGGGFGIAYTSDEADALPGIDVIAAEIADIVAATCAELELPIPAVAFEPGRSIIGQAGLTLYTVGTTKAVALAGSDADADPADRGFAERLYVSVDGGMSDNARPALYGADYQVRLANRRSATAPALVRVVGKHCESGDIVVPRDELPGDVAPGDLLAVAATGAYCWSLSSNYNYVPRPPVVAVRDGESRLIVRGETEDDLLARSVSDPHPFTNGESR, from the coding sequence ATGCCCGCGCAGCACGTCGACCCCTCGCACGCGACCGACCTCACTGACATCGATCCCCGCGTGTTCCCACAGACCTCGCGTCGCGGCTCGAGCTGCGGCGAGCTCAAGGTCGGTGAGTTGAAGGCCTCCGAGCTGGTCGCCCGCTACGGCTCACCGCTCTATGTCATCGATGAGCAGGACGCCAGGTCCCATGCCCGCCAGACCCGCGAGGCGTTCGAACGGGAGTTCGCGCGTATCGGCACCACGGCCACCGTGTACTACGCGGGCAAGGCGTTTCTGTGCGTCGAGGTTGCCCGTTGGATGGTCGACGAGGGACTGGCGATCGATGTCGCGAGCGGCGGAGAACTCGCTGTCGCCCTCGCGGCGGGCGTCGATCCGGCGCGCATCGGCTTCCACGGCAACAACAAGTCGGTCGCCGAAATCACCCGCGCGGTGCAGGGTGGAGTGGGCACGCTCATCCTAGACAGCGAGATCGAGATTGAGCGCGTCGCGGCCGCGGCAGCGGCGGCCGGGCGTCGCCAGCGGGTGCGCCTGCGCGTGAACAGCGGCGTGCACGCGGGCGCCCACAGCTTCCTCGCGACGGCGCACGAGGACCAGAAGTTTGGGTTGCCGCTCTCGCGCGCGGTCCCGCTGGCTGACCGGATCCGGTCGCACGCGTCGCTCGAGTTCGTCGGGCTGCACTGCCACATCGGTTCCCAGATCTTCGCGACCGAGGCGTTTCGCGAGTCGGCCCGTCGCCTGTTGGGCGTGTACGCCGAGCTCGCGGCGGTCGCCCCCGTGCCTGAGCTCAACCTCGGCGGCGGCTTCGGCATCGCTTACACCTCGGACGAGGCGGACGCGCTGCCCGGAATCGACGTGATCGCGGCCGAGATCGCGGACATCGTCGCCGCCACGTGCGCCGAGCTCGAACTTCCGATCCCCGCCGTCGCGTTCGAGCCGGGTCGCTCGATCATCGGGCAGGCCGGCCTGACGCTGTACACGGTCGGCACCACCAAAGCGGTGGCCCTTGCTGGCAGCGACGCCGACGCCGACCCCGCCGACCGCGGTTTCGCCGAGCGACTGTATGTCAGCGTGGACGGCGGGATGAGTGACAACGCTCGCCCCGCGCTCTACGGCGCCGATTACCAGGTCCGCCTCGCCAATCGTCGAAGCGCTACCGCCCCCGCCCTCGTGCGCGTGGTCGGCAAGCATTGCGAGTCGGGCGACATCGTCGTCCCGCGCGACGAGCTTCCCGGCGACGTCGCCCCCGGCGACCTCCTGGCTGTTGCCGCGACGGGTGCCTACTGCTGGTCGCTCTCGAGCAACTACAACTACGTCCCTCGCCCGCCGGTGGTTGCCGTGCGGGACGGGGAGTCACGACTGATCGTGCGCGGCGAGACGGAGGATGACCTCCTTGCTCGCAGCGTCAGCGATCCCCACCCCTTCACGAACGGAGAATCCCGATGA
- the thrC gene encoding threonine synthase yields MTHLWRGVIREYADHLDVTESTPVVTLGEGGTPLIPARALSERTGANVYIKYEGMNPTGSFKDRGMTMAMTKAIEAGAKAVICASTGNTSASAAAYATHAGITAAVLVPEGKIAMGKLAQAVAHNAQLLQVQGNFDDCLDIARELSADYPVHLVNSVNNDRIEGQKTGAFEVVDVLGDAPDFHFIPVGNAGNYTAYHRGYREFLAAGRATKLPRMFGFQAEGSAPLVLGAPVENPETIATAIRIGKPASWELALTARDDSNGFFGAVSDAEILAAHRILSAEVGVFVEPASAAGVAGLLKRAEAGENFKGATIAITVTGHGLKDPQWAMHRADGAEFQPTIVSASTADVASVLGLARSEAA; encoded by the coding sequence ATGACACACCTATGGCGCGGAGTCATCCGCGAGTACGCCGATCACCTGGACGTCACGGAGTCGACACCTGTCGTCACCCTGGGCGAGGGCGGCACCCCGCTGATTCCGGCCCGCGCGCTCTCTGAGCGCACCGGCGCGAACGTGTACATCAAGTACGAGGGCATGAACCCGACCGGTTCTTTCAAGGACCGTGGCATGACCATGGCCATGACGAAGGCGATCGAGGCCGGCGCGAAGGCTGTCATCTGCGCCTCGACGGGTAACACCTCTGCCTCCGCCGCCGCCTACGCGACCCACGCCGGCATCACCGCCGCCGTGCTCGTGCCCGAGGGCAAGATCGCCATGGGCAAGCTGGCCCAGGCCGTCGCGCACAACGCGCAGCTGCTCCAGGTGCAGGGCAACTTCGACGACTGCCTCGACATTGCTCGTGAGCTCTCGGCGGACTACCCGGTGCACCTCGTGAACTCGGTCAACAACGACCGCATCGAGGGGCAGAAGACGGGCGCATTCGAGGTCGTAGACGTGCTCGGAGACGCTCCCGACTTCCACTTCATTCCGGTCGGCAACGCGGGCAACTACACCGCCTACCACCGGGGATACCGCGAGTTCCTGGCCGCTGGCCGCGCGACCAAGCTTCCCCGCATGTTCGGCTTCCAGGCAGAGGGCTCGGCCCCGCTCGTCCTGGGCGCTCCCGTCGAGAACCCTGAGACGATCGCGACCGCGATCCGCATCGGCAAGCCTGCCTCGTGGGAGCTCGCACTCACGGCGCGGGACGACTCGAACGGGTTCTTCGGCGCGGTCTCCGACGCTGAGATCCTCGCGGCTCACCGCATCCTTTCCGCCGAGGTCGGCGTGTTCGTCGAGCCCGCTTCGGCCGCCGGCGTTGCCGGGCTGCTGAAGCGCGCCGAGGCTGGCGAGAACTTCAAGGGTGCGACGATCGCCATCACGGTGACCGGTCACGGCCTCAAGGACCCCCAGTGGGCGATGCACCGTGCAGACGGTGCGGAGTTCCAGCCCACCATCGTCTCCGCGTCCACCGCGGATGTCGCGTCGGTGCTCGGTCTTGCACGCTCGGAAGCCGCGTGA